The sequence TTTTAAAGGCAAGTCCCAAAATACTTCTCTTCTCTTTATCATTTTCATCTTGTTTTGAGATTTCTTTCAGACACTGATTTCTGTCACAATGGCAGCCATTCATGAAACTTCCAGAAATCTTTAATGGTCACCATATTTTGTTGCAAAATGAACAGAATAATGCTAGGATAGTGTTGCCATGACATGGTTGCAATGGAAATGCTTGTGGCTGAAATTGCCCTGATTGAAACTTTGATATCCTCGAGTTGAGAATGTGTGTTTGGATGCCTGTGTTTgatgttgatttgttttattaagttCAAAATCTCAACTCAATATGAAGGTTGTTGTTGCTGTGCCAAATTTATGTGCTTTATTTTGTTGCCGTCTTGTTATCTAAAAAGTAAGACATACTGTTGGTAATAGTATTCAAATGATCAACAATGGAACAATTAACTACTTTTTTAGTTAGAGATCAAAATCTGATAGAATCTTGTCAATGACATAAAGATCCTGTGGACTGGGAAACTATTGTGCTGCTTTTATCATAGAAGACTTGTCAAGCACTTTATAGTTGTtctatattaattgttttttgctcCTCATAATGTTGTACTTGATCTTCTAATCACTTTATAGTTGCAATTTCATGCAAAATAGTGATTTTTCTACTACTGTTaatattctttggattttcAAATCTGCCAATCCTTAATGCATTGGATTTGCAATATTTTTCGCTCATATTTATGCGTTCTCCTTTTTCAGTGTTTGAAAATCACTAGAACAGTGATTCTCCTGCCTATGTCATATTCATTGGATTCTTACTGCATGGATTTTGTGTTAGCAGTCAATGCATGACCATGTGGATGCTTGGCCATTTAAGGAACCAGTTGATGCTCGTGATGTCCCTGATTATTATGACATCATCAAGGATCCCATGGGTAAGATATCaaatttttcagtttcattctTGCAAGGTATTTCTTGTGATGATTCTCTGATTGACAGGCATGTATACTGTTAAAATAATACATGTATAGTGTCTTCATGCTTGTTAtgctataaaaaatatctagaagCATGGGTCACAACTGTAACAGAACCAAATTGTTGAAGCTCAGTCACGAAGATAATTAAGAACTGTAATATTTTCTGTTTTAAGCGTGTAGAACTCAGTTGAAGTTTCATTCTGGTGACCATTGTCTGGTACTTGAGTTGATCTATATGGGAAAGTACAGCTCTGCTCGTAGCATTTTGATAACATCGGATAATTGGCTAGAGTGTTTGAATCTCTGTTTTGGAATTTACTGCATAATTtggtatgaaaaaataatatcttcttATTCCTACCTGTTATTGAGAATTTCACAAAACGAAAAAAGACATGCTAAAATTGGATCATATGTACGATTCTGTTATGGTTATCTACTGTGCCTGCAGATCTGAAGACGATGTCAAAACGGGTAGAGTCAGAACAATACTATGTAACACTTGAGATGTTCATTGCTGATGTTAAGAGGATGTGTGCCAATGCACGGACATACAACTCACCTGATACCATTTATTATAAGTGTGCAACCAGGCATGCTCATACACTTGTGCTCTCTGTtttatccccccccccccccctcaatTCCTGGTtccaattttattatatttacttTCATTATGCAGGCTGGAAGCCCATTTTCAAAGCAAAGTTCAGTCAGGCATCCAATCTGGTACAAAAATTCTGCCATGACGTGCTCAATGAACAGTTCTTAGGAGATCAATATTCACTAAATTTAGCCTACGCATTGCGTGGATTGCAACGAGCACCCTTCTGTGGTTCATTATGCGTCTTTTTCATAGTGCATGTTTTGATGCGAAATCATGCTAAAATTTAGtttcattttttccttctctttttcaaattttgacgGTCCTTTCAAAATGCCACCTGTTCTAGCATATTGCCAGAGGAGATTTGGAAGAGTGGGTTTGCCTTTGGCAGTTGTCGGGTTCTTGAACTGCAAGAGGAACCAGTTATTTTCTAGAGCCTTTGTTTGGATGGTCACAACTTTTAACCAAGTTTGGCGGGCGTGCATCCATCAATGGTGGGCCTTTTGATAGTTCATTTGGACCATTGCTGCAATTTTTCAGGGATGACAATGATGATGTTACCATATTTTTAGTGTTCTATCCTATCTTTTCTACTAAATAACAATATACCACCTGgaagctgattttttttaacccagAGCCGGCTCCACTATTTGTGATGAAGCCAGTTGATGAAGGGGAACTTGAAATCCACTTTCGGGTGGGAAAGCGAGGAAATTAGGAACTGCTACACTTGCATGAGGAAAATGAGTTTTAATGCCTTCATGAAATGTCTTCcatctttaaaatctaacaTGCAAGGATAATTACAGCGGTCCCTTGAATGGAGATCGTTTTAAGCAATGCTCCTATTGACACCCTGTGTTGCATAGACATGTCCCGCGtctagatgaaaaaaataaaataagatgatCTACTAGTAGAAAAGGTTTATTTGTAAACTATAAGCAGAAAACCCAGCATGTCTTAGAAGTTAGAATTATTCCAACTCGTGTTTGTACCCGAGATAAACTTTGCATGCCCCATTTCCAAAAAACCACCAGAATGGAAGGGGCAAAACCCGATTCATTTCCTTTTGCCATCCTTCCCGAACACACGAGTAGGCCCCAAGTCACACATAGGCACGGCCCCAGCAGGAACGCCAGTAGCACCAACCTGCTTTTGCACCTGTTGAGTGGAAGGCATGGCACCCGGACTTCGGCCACCAGCTGTGAGTTTCATTCTAGCCATTCCACCATTATTACTGGTTCCATTGTCAGTTTGTGGATTTGTGGCAAGAGGAGCTAAGTTGTCAGGGAAGCTGTTGTTTAGTCTTTGGAGATGTGGAGCAGCAGAGGTAATGCCATGAACTGGCTGGTGAAAGAATTGGTGGGGGTTTATTGGTACAGCTACATCAGTAGATGCATCCACCTGGCCACCAACAAATGGCATCCCAGGGCTAGGCACGTTAAACCCTGCTAGAAGCATCGGGTTCAAACCTGTCACTCGTTTAACTTGTTCTTCGACCATCTTCACCTggaaagttaaataaaatagcTGTGCCCCTGAGAGATTTGGTAAATTTCTTCAACGGAGTAAATCAGAGCAGCTCATGGTAACAAATGTAATAAATAGAGCTGTTTTAAGACTAGGACACCAATGCACTTCACGCATGACTAACAAACTGGCATCTAATAGCAACACCGGAAACAAAGCACATGCAAATCGCTTGTTCTGACCTTGTAAAAAGTGTTGCTATGACTCTTGAACTTTGTAGGAGGGCATACTCTGACAAGTTTTACCCGATGTAGTTTGTCACCCCACACATGCAAAACTATTTCGTGTGCTCTGCATGGAGACAGAAGTTTCCATGGTGTGATGTAGCACCCACAGGCACAATTACTTTCTATGAGACATCCTATGATGCATGTTTGATGATTTTGTAAGGATTTCATTTTCTCAAACATCATGATCTTGTAGCATAGAGTCTGAAAGTGGATTGCTAAGCGATTTCAAACAACAACAGGAATCCTCAAAGCAGCTAAATAGGTGAAGCAAATGACTTACCTTTGCCCTTAAGGTTTCAATATCAGCCTTCAAAATTCTATTATCAACAGAAGCAGCATCACACTTTTGATTTACATCAGTGAAGCGTGATAGCAGAGAAGAGCGTTCATCCCTTAGTTGACCAACCTTTAGGATATCATATAAATAGACTCAGTTTTTAATAAAGAATCATAATCTAAAAGGCAAAGGAGTGCCACAGAAGAGTATTGGGCAACCTGTGTTTCACGTTCATTCAGCTGtgcttgttttcttcttctagaGCGTCTAGCTGACTCTCGATTCGACTGCATCCTGAGTCATTTTCAAGATATCAACAGTGTTTGGTGAAAGTCCTTCCTTTTTGAGACAATAATAAACTTGCATGCAGTGAGAATTTGTTTATCCCAAAACTTAGAGACAGATTCCTCCTCCCACCCCAAAATCCCCCAGGGAGGCAGTTAGGTCGGGTTTAGTGAGGCTGTCTCTGATTTTATTAGAAAGCATTGACAATTATTCTGCTCCCGTCCTAAAACAAAGTTTGATTCACCAATAACTCAAGCACTAATGTGTGAATCCCTCAAAATAATATTTGCCCGTATAAATGCAAAACAAAGGGAGAAGTGGGAGGCATATGAGCAAAGAATACAAGGTCAATAAATTGTCCTTGGAACCTCTTATAGACCAAGcaagaatattaataaataagaagATACCTCCTCACGCGTTTTGCATCAGTAGGATCCCTATTTTCATTGGTTCCTGTGTCTCCTTCAAGATCATCATCATCTGAATCTTCTCTTGATGACCCACTGGTTGTTTGCCTGGTTTGGACCTCTTGTTTTTTCTGTGCAGTGGGTAAAGCTGGAATGCCAGGTGAACCACCATCTGCCCCAATTTGTGCCATTGAGATGCCATGACCAGTGCCTATAATGGTTAAAAGTCAAACAAGATATTGCCGCGACCTGAATTTCGGaggaatgaaaagaaaaatgaagcatGAAATCGCTCTGGGTGCAATTCAGAGATTTGCAGAAATTAAAACACATATCTTGCATAAGATGAGAGCGCCACATACAACAATTCTAATTTATATGACTTCGTGGAAATTAGGTGAAGAACAGTTAAGAATACAAGGGCACAAAcaaggaagaaagtgaacagagAGAGAAAGGCATATCGCAACTTTGATCAAGTTATCTGATAAATGTATATCGCACAAATCAGGGGGTTTTGTGGATGCAATATAAGGTGTGTTCTATTCTAGTTTCTGAGCTTATGTAGTTAGCAAGACGCCCTTCAAGTGCGAGGAACTTGATTCCAACTACATGCTTATCTCCTACGGGTGCATACCATATCCGCCAAAACACAAATAGCTCAAACAATTCTCACCAGTCAAGTATGTTACAATCCAAGGGGCTTTTTTGCcgcaatcaattaaaattaagcGTATGTATTATCTTTGAAAGAATATTATTAACAGTTGTtgctgttcttttcttttttaaaaattatcagttgAGCAGTATTTATTACAAACGTCCTCAGTGCAATCAGCAATTGAGATAAACAATTCAAGAAGATGCAGGCAAAAATCTTACGAAAAGCTTGCGTTCCCAAAGAAACATTTCTAGCAGCTAGCCTTTGATCTTCCAGTAACGAAGAGAAATCTTCCGGCTTTATAACATCGGATTCCTGCAGTTTTTTTCAGTAAATTACCAATCAAAAACACATGTAAAGCATGCGCACACAATTCAATCAGTATGCATATACCCTAGACATGGCCACGGCAGTACAAGCGCGATCGAGCTTCGACTTGAGAAAAGCGCGGTACTCATCGGAATCAATCGGGTTCGTTAGATTGCGACCCAACGGCTGCGGATGAGGATTTGGATGCTTTGTGATCTCCACCACCTCATCCTCACCATTCTCAGGAGGTATCGATGACGTGGACGATTGAGAGAGCGCCGAAGGAGCGGCGATGTTGGCATCGCTGGATACGGAGGCCGCGGAGACTTCTAGTAGAAACTTCTCTAGCGCCCATTCCGATTCGCTTCTATTCATCGCCGGAGCTGTTGATGGTGGAGACGGAGGAGGAGACGGCCAGAAGGGGCCGGAGAAATCGTCGACTGAGAACACACTGTTCAttgtttgttcttttcttccttCTGTGCTGATCCTGTCTCGAGATTTTTTTGTGCGCGTAAACTTATTCTCTCTTTTACTTATCGTAGGGGTTCATTGATACCACCAGAAACAGCCAGGAAATCATCATCACATGAtgaatttttagatattataattGGCCATGATCAATTTCTTAAAGCTAATCTATGCtgaataatacacacacacacacacacacatatatatatatatgaaaaatatatattataaatctaatattttaaagtttaagaCAAGCTTATTATACTGTAATGTTTAATTActgtttaagaattaaaaaaaatatacattatactcattttacattaaaaaatataaaaatttatttttatctattcaaTCAAAACAGTCCTCattatctttatttcttttgttataaaataaagtatcatcattttaaaaaaataactctaaaCTTAGTTTTAAACctcaagttaaatattttttattatttaacgaatatttattcatttaagtattatttaatatcatttagaaattttattttatgtgtatatcttcaaattaaaaaaaaaaaaagaacttggttgctttgaaattttttattgaaaaaaaaaattaattgcttGTTATGAAAAATTCTTACAACCGCTTATTTTTTGCAGTTTTAGGGGTGTTTGGCCATGCTTCaactaagatttttaaaaaatttaaatattttttatttcaaattataattttttattttaaaatttttttaatatatttttaaattaaaaaatactttaaataaaaactgcAACCAAATAATTTATCCCAAACGCCACTTTAAACGTTACCACATGATCCGTGCGTGTTAAAAGGCAACGGTTGCTGAAAAGAAAACTTGCTAGTACGGAGCACCTTGAAGCCACGACGCCGTTTACTAAAAACAGCGAGAACGGGTGGTGAGCTGTATCGAGTACTAGCATAATACGGTGCGTGGGATAGCATCTTCTCGCTTGTTGACATCTTAATTCCAGATTCAGACCATAATTtcctgctctctctctctctctcgaatATCGCGATCCATTCCATTCGATTCAAGAAAACCGCCCTGACTCGAAGAATAATCCAAATCCAGAGGTACTAGATTTAATTGACAAAGCGGTTCTCACTgtcttatgatgttttttattttattttatttaataatagagTATGTTTGGTTGCTGAATTATGATTAATGATAATGGATCTTTCCTCTGCatcttttttactgttttttttgtAGTTGCATTATCATTCATCATAAATGGCAAACAGAGCTCAAATCGCGACCAACAACTCTGCACTCATTGCAATGATTGCCGATGAGGTAAGAGAGGATTCATCGATTTCCTTTgcaggaaaaaagagagagatgttTAACAAATTCAAGTATGTTAATTTGATGTAGGACACGATTGTTGGACTTTTGATGGCTGGAGTGGGTAATGTTGATTTGCGGAGAAAGACGAATTACCTCATCGTGGATTCCAGTATGTTCTTGAAATTTGAATGCCTTTTTCGCTTTCGATGCATCTTTATCTGAACATGGGTTATGCCAATCTCGAGTTTCATGGTTAACTATTTTCTTTGGTGCTTTCTGTATTGATTTGGATATCCCATTTGAAATTTAATCCAAATATATGGATAAGCACATGGGGGGTTGCTTGACTAAAAGATGAAGTACAAAACCACATAGAATTTCTGATTCATCATCTGGCAAGGAGAAGCACtggatttcaaaatttaaatgtttgaGCAATACCATGTTTCtaggattttgttgtggttgatgcAACTCTTTGAGGGAATCCATCTATGTGGTTGAATGTAACTATATCATCATATACTTGTCACATAAATGTCAGGGTATTCTTTTAAAAGTTTGGTTTCTTCATGGTGAATTATTAAAACTGATGTCAAAGTCATATCCTTCTGCTTTGTTTCCTCTTCtaccttttgttttggttcTAATTTTATTCAAAGTGATTCTTCTTCCATATCACATTACTCCTCCATCCCCAACACCCTTCCCCcaccccccccaaaaaaaaaaaaaaaggaggaccACCGTAAAACCCAATTTTTGATTATGAACTCCGCAGGGATGCTTATCATAACCAGTTGCTAAAAGGATGGGAAAGGGGCAATATGAAAGCCTGTGGTTAATCATAGGTTAAACATAAAATTGTCACGTCCCTGATACAGGAAAGTCCATCATGTCTAAATGAATTGTCCTCTGCAGCTCACTCTTCAATCTCCAAGTTAATGCTTTACTTTAtatgtcattcttggaatgaaAGGGCTTACCGTTTACAAAAGaactttgattttataatgtttGGTTTGATTGCCATAATGCCTGGGATCCTCTTCCAAGGCTGGAACATTTATTGACAGGTTCTAAATTCagattttctctctttccttaACCCATCAAATAGAGAGTTGTGTTCAGTGTGGATATTCTTTTCAAAAATGCTAATGCTATTGTCCTTCGCTTATGAAAATGTTTCATTATGCTTCTTAGAAACAACTGTTAAACAAATTGAAGATGCATTTAAAGAGTTCACGACAAGGGAGGATATAGCCATAGTGTTGATAAGTCAATATGTAAGTTGTTTCTTGAACTCGTggtcattttaattaatttatcatgattttGTACAGATGCATGctcattatattgttttttattgaatacTTGTCACCTTTAACATTTAACTACTCATTAGTTGAAAAGATGCTCCAGTCTTTTGCATTTGAAGCATAAGTGTCGCACAAtagctctttctttctttcctgctCTGGCTCAATGTTAATGGAAGCAATAGTCTTTCAAAGCCATATTTTCCAGTTATGATGCATAGAGGAACCGTAAGTCTGTGACAATTGTCAAGGACTACATTGATTAAATTGTTAGTGCTAATCTGGTATTAGGTTGGAGCAGTTACGTCTTCACATGTGTGAATATTTGGATGCTTAAAGAACACAAATgaaattttgatcaaatatGCAATACCCTGTTTGGGGTGGTGCTATAATGAATAGCTCACTTAGTTCCACATCTGTTCTGGACACCGCACCATTGTAGATTCAGCATTGCTCTAGTGCATGGTCTGTGACTTCTGTctgcttttcaatttcactgCTCTTTACCCCCTTCGTTGAATTAGTTatttgatctctctctctctctctctctctatcacacacacacacacaaaaattcAGCATTTTTTTCCCTTGCACTTGATTTGCTTTgggaatttttaattaaaaggtaACCTTTTCATCCTCTGTTTTTCAGGTTGCAAACATGATAAGATTTTTGGTCGATAGCTACAACAAGCCAGTTCCAGCAATTTTGGAGATTCCTTCGAAAGACCATCCTTAtgacccaacacaggattcagtTCTTTCAAGAGTGAAGTACCTCTTTTCTGCGGAATCAGTGGCATCTGGAAGGCGTTGAGCAGAGACATGAAGCTTATGCTCATTGTTTGTTCAGTGCTTTATCGTCCTCCCCCAGCTGTATATTGTGGAATGGCTCTCTTTTACTTCTTGATCTAGTCGCTTCTCTTCCTGTTTTGATCAGTATATTGTAATTGCAATTTGGGGGTGTTTTGATGGAATACTTAGAATAAATCATTCTTAGGAGTGACATGGAACAGCTTTGATTATGCTACATGATTGAATCCCTTTGTTTAATGCTCTTCACCTCACGGTATGTTGTGGCAAACCCAGACTGAAATGACTTGAAATACAAGTACTTGCAAGCAGTTGGTATCTGTTGGCCCTTTTGTGACCCTTGCAAAGTTTGCAGCTAGTCTTTCGTAGTTGAGACTTGCCACGTCGGATTTCGTAAGGTGACACCAACTCTTGGTTTGGTGGGGGctatcttgttttctttcagGAAAGACCCCAAACTTTGAGCCAAAAAGTGTGGTCGCAAGCAGACAAGCTTTGCTAGTTCGGAGCGTCGTGACTCGACTTAACTAGTCCTGAACAAAATGCCTATATTTTATAACCAGCGTCTGTATCAGTCCTATCAACCGAGGACCCGGCTAGTTAGCTATCCAACTGTACATCCATTTCCTTGTATACCATGACACACCTAAACCTGACTTCTGGAATAATACTATTGCTCGGAATTGATACTATTGCTCGGAATTGATGTCAAACCGAAATGTGATGTTCTGAACTTTTGATGGCATGAATTGATGAACTTCCTTCCAAAAGAGATTTCATGGGATGAAGCTGAATGTTTCGCCCTCTTTGTTAGGCTCTTTCTGCCTGCACTGACATCAGAGCTCTGGGTGCACAGGTCTTCTAAGCACACGCTTATGCTAGAAGAATGAAATGAGCTTAGATGGATTGTAATGGAGGAATGGAAATGTTGAAGAGGCAGTTTGAAATGTAGATCAATCCTACGATCAATTCTAATCTGCGCCGCTACATTCTTACGCTATCTTTCCTTGGCATgcaaaatattcaaataaaccAGATGTAACGTGAAAAGCAACTTGCACACTGCTAGATTTTCTATCAATGGTGGCCATAGCCCTACCCTCCCTGAAAACACAAAATGACAATTTTTTGTCTAATTCATATTGAGTCTGATGGCAATGCAGCTGGATGAAAGCCAAAGCTGAGATCCTAATAACTCAGCAGTGGTTGATAGAAAAACTCGTGGATCCTGACAGTAGCTTTTATAAAGTGCTTGAGGTGTTGAAGACACTGGAAACGTCCATGCTAGTAAACAACATGattcatttttattcaatttcaatgCATATCGCTGTTGAAAATATGAGCTACAAGCTATCATTTCATCCCAAAAAAATTGTGTTCAAGGAAGCGCAGCTTTCAAAGATTTGGTGAAACTCTCTAGTTCCTTCAATCCTTCCTCAGGAGATTTTGCTTCACCCAACAACTTCACCATCGCACTACCAACAATGACACCATCAGCACCCCATCCTGCTAcctgttaaaaaagaaagaaattccaAACTAACGTGGCATTAAGACAATCTGGAGGCATCAAGTTACATTATGCCAAAGCCAACAGCTACAGGTTTTGAAGACAAACCTGCTTGACATGCTCTGGTTTTGATATGCCAAAGCCAACAGCCACAGGCTTGGTTGTTGTCTGTCATAAAAAGAAGATTGAAATGAGGGATGTGTAATGCCATTTACTAAAAGACATCCTGAAGGAGTCGATAATTGTCTCAATGCCACCTATCAATAGAGGGCCCTGTGAAAGAAATCTGATTATAAAGACAAACCTCTTTAATATCCTGGAGAAGGGTTTGAACTCTGTCACTTACAGAAGCACGAGTACCAGTAACTCCAACTGAGCTTACCtataattaatgaaaagatGGAAATGTCACAAAAGATAGCAATTCAGAAGAAATGGAGATGTCAGAAAAGATGGCAAACCATTGAGTACTTCATCTTTGTTCATATCAGAACTCAACTAAGATTAAGACAAAAGATTAATTAACTCCTAAAATGCTCTTACAAGATACACAAATCCATCTGCCGCTTCAACAATGGCTTTCATTCGTTCTGTTGGAGTAGTGGGTGTTGTAAGAAGTACCTGTGCATCACCAAGGTGCAAAGTAAGATACAGTGAACACATGGTAGATGCTTATCTTTTATGAGCCACTCTACATAAAAGCTTGACAATTCAAAAGATAAATTGCAAGA is a genomic window of Populus alba chromosome 5, ASM523922v2, whole genome shotgun sequence containing:
- the LOC118061630 gene encoding light-inducible protein CPRF2, coding for MNSVFSVDDFSGPFWPSPPPSPPSTAPAMNRSESEWALEKFLLEVSAASVSSDANIAAPSALSQSSTSSIPPENGEDEVVEITKHPNPHPQPLGRNLTNPIDSDEYRAFLKSKLDRACTAVAMSRESDVIKPEDFSSLLEDQRLAARNVSLGTQAFRTGHGISMAQIGADGGSPGIPALPTAQKKQEVQTRQTTSGSSREDSDDDDLEGDTGTNENRDPTDAKRVRRMQSNRESARRSRRRKQAQLNERETQVGQLRDERSSLLSRFTDVNQKCDAASVDNRILKADIETLRAKVKMVEEQVKRVTGLNPMLLAGFNVPSPGMPFVGGQVDASTDVAVPINPHQFFHQPVHGITSAAPHLQRLNNSFPDNLAPLATNPQTDNGTSNNGGMARMKLTAGGRSPGAMPSTQQVQKQVGATGVPAGAVPMCDLGPTRVFGKDGKRK
- the LOC118062227 gene encoding V-type proton ATPase subunit F, yielding MANRAQIATNNSALIAMIADEDTIVGLLMAGVGNVDLRRKTNYLIVDSKTTVKQIEDAFKEFTTREDIAIVLISQYVANMIRFLVDSYNKPVPAILEIPSKDHPYDPTQDSVLSRVKYLFSAESVASGRR